In Paenibacillus hexagrammi, the following are encoded in one genomic region:
- a CDS encoding CpaB family protein encodes MNRRRSLLISAISAILAGCIVYGVYRLQLKQIELQQTVQVAVPVDFIRAGTYVTADMVALKAVQQGSVTEDMITDLSEVVDKETVLPLGKQEPILRWKMNRYHLLPGERESTFQIPKEYVLSVSNGIRAGDRVRVYLSSSEGSRRLFEQEITVASVKTASNVEIDNPKNSNLLSKAEGDAEKMYVSRLEANGPIDQINLNLTEEEWLDIDRLCSGKKAKLVIAFSSSSILSAP; translated from the coding sequence TTGAATCGAAGAAGAAGCCTGCTGATTAGCGCTATTTCGGCGATACTAGCCGGTTGTATCGTTTACGGCGTGTATCGGCTGCAGCTCAAACAAATCGAATTGCAGCAAACCGTACAGGTTGCGGTTCCTGTAGATTTTATCAGGGCGGGTACTTACGTAACAGCTGACATGGTTGCCCTGAAAGCTGTACAGCAGGGCAGTGTAACCGAGGATATGATTACTGATTTGAGCGAAGTGGTTGATAAGGAAACCGTTCTTCCGCTAGGCAAGCAGGAGCCGATCCTGCGCTGGAAGATGAACCGTTACCATCTCCTGCCGGGTGAACGTGAGTCTACGTTTCAAATCCCGAAAGAATATGTTTTGTCGGTATCCAACGGGATTCGTGCGGGAGATCGGGTTCGAGTTTATTTATCATCGTCGGAGGGCTCCAGAAGATTATTCGAGCAAGAGATTACGGTAGCTTCCGTCAAAACCGCATCCAATGTCGAAATTGATAATCCGAAGAATTCCAACCTATTGTCGAAAGCAGAAGGGGATGCGGAGAAGATGTATGTCTCCAGGCTGGAGGCGAACGGACCGATCGATCAAATTAATTTGAATCTTACGGAAGAGGAGTGGTTGGACATCGACCGTCTGTGCAGCGGCAAAAAGGCAAAGCTGGTTATTGCGTTCAGTTCTTCATCGATATTATCTGCACCATAA